ATTAAGCGTGATGGCTCACGCGAAGAAGTCAAAATCGAGAAAATTTTGCATGCGGTTTCGCGCGCGTGCCGCGGCATTGAAAACGTCGTTCCGCTGGAAGTCGCCAAGCGCACCATCAACGGACTGCACGAAGGCAGCACCACCGAAGAGCTCGACAATCTCTCGATTGAAACCGCCGTGATGCTCACGGTCGAAGAGCCGAACTATTCCAAAGTCGCCGCCCGAATGCTCGCCGAGACCATTCGCAAAGAAGCAGGACGCGACGAAGCCTTCCGCGATTACGTCAAAACCGCCGACGAACTGGGCTTGATTGATAGTCGCGTGCG
This sequence is a window from Chloroherpetonaceae bacterium. Protein-coding genes within it:
- a CDS encoding ATP cone domain-containing protein encodes the protein MYVIKRDGSREEVKIEKILHAVSRACRGIENVVPLEVAKRTINGLHEGSTTEELDNLSIETAVMLTVEEPNYSKVAARMLAETIRKEAGRDEAFRDYVKTADELGLIDSRVRALAEEDLDAIEYAIDHDRDDLFEYFGLRTIYDRYLLRHPKTRKVIERPQWMFMRVALGLSKNIAEAIEFYDIISNFLYMPSTPTLFNSGTRHAQMSSCYLLTVGE